The segment AATCGGTATTGTTTCAGCAGTGATTTCAATAGCCTGCATATTAGTAATATTGGCTTTATCGAGTTTAAATCTGCGGTAATTTGTAGAAAAAATTAAAATCCCATCTTTGGTTAAAAGCCTTACTGCATTATTAATTAATTGAGAATGATCACGTTGGATATCAAGAGTGCCATCCATACGTTTTGAACTCGAAAAAGTTGGGGGATCGAGCAAGATAAGTCCATAGCGATTTTGATTGTTTTCTAACCAAACGCGACAGTCAGCTTGGATGAATTTATGTTGTCGGCCTTCAAAACCGTTGAGATGTAGATTACGTTCTGCCCAGGATAAATAAGTTTTTGAGAGATCAACACTTGTAGTACTACGTGCAGCTCCAAGTGCAGCATATACAGTTGCGCTACCTGTATAAGCGAATAAATTTAAAAAATCACACCCTTTTGCAAGTTCGCCGATTAAACGTCTAATTAAACGACTATCTAAAAATAAACCAGTATCAAGATAATCAGTCAGGTTAACCAAGAATTTGCACTGGCCTTCTTGAATATTGATTAATTTATTTAGGTTATTTAGTTTTTCATAAAGTTCACCAGGTTTTTGGCGTCGTCTAGTTTTTATTACGATATGATTAAGTGGTATTTGGGTCACCGATTGTACGGTGTTTTTTAATATCATAAGACGTTGCCGTGCTCGTTCTTTATCAATATGGGCTGGCGGAGCATATTCTTGTAGAACTATATGGTTATTATATCGATCAATAGCAGCAGCAAATTCCGGAAGGTCCGCATCATAGATTCGATAACAATCAATTTTTTCACGCGATGCCCAACGCTCTAAACGACGCAAGTTTTTATGTAAACGATTAGCTAACGCTTCATCGATTTTTGGGGATTTGTTAATTTGCAAAATTTTATCTTTAGGTGAATGAATATCACAATGAAGTAATTGGCAAGAAAGCGCACCATTCATAAGAGTATTAGTGCGTTTTGCGGTTAAGCCCAAAGATTTAGCTAGTACAATTGAGCTTGTTAATACATGAGCGCTCCAGTTACCAAAGCGAGATTTTAGTGTTTGGCCAAAGTCCTTATAAAGCTGCTGTAATTGATCTTCATCACCAAGACGTTCACCATATGGCGGATTAACAACTATCATGCCTGGTTTAGTTGCTGTTGCTGAGATAAATAAATCAGTAAATGGTTTAACGCTAAATTGTATAAGCTGAGATACTTTAGCACGAACAGCATTATCGCGCGCTGCGCTTATAGTAGCGGCATTAATATCAGAACCTTGAATAATACCAGTATAATTATGCTTTTTCTGATCATTGGCTTC is part of the Deltaproteobacteria bacterium genome and harbors:
- the rlmKL gene encoding bifunctional 23S rRNA (guanine(2069)-N(7))-methyltransferase RlmK/23S rRNA (guanine(2445)-N(2))-methyltransferase RlmL, with the protein product MNEYNFVVTSALAIEDLVAAELQNFGAHAIKPGRAVVHACGSLEVIYRTCLWSRVASRVLLPITTFSTDSVATLYDAIYAIDWQKHLGPDDTLAVDFSERDSAISHTHFGAQKIKDAIVDKLRDIFGRRPDIDRITPKLRINVRLENSNATVAIDMSGASLHRRGYRLDSTTAPMRETLAAAVLLRSRWPQAADEQKPLIDPMCGSGTLLIEAALIALNRAPQLTRKHFGFLGWRGHKHDIWNHLLKEANDQKKHNYTGIIQGSDINAATISAARDNAVRAKVSQLIQFSVKPFTDLFISATATKPGMIVVNPPYGERLGDEDQLQQLYKDFGQTLKSRFGNWSAHVLTSSIVLAKSLGLTAKRTNTLMNGALSCQLLHCDIHSPKDKILQINKSPKIDEALANRLHKNLRRLERWASREKIDCYRIYDADLPEFAAAIDRYNNHIVLQEYAPPAHIDKERARQRLMILKNTVQSVTQIPLNHIVIKTRRRQKPGELYEKLNNLNKLINIQEGQCKFLVNLTDYLDTGLFLDSRLIRRLIGELAKGCDFLNLFAYTGSATVYAALGAARSTTSVDLSKTYLSWAERNLHLNGFEGRQHKFIQADCRVWLENNQNRYGLILLDPPTFSSSKRMDGTLDIQRDHSQLINNAVRLLTKDGILIFSTNYRRFKLDKANITNMQAIEITAETIPI